In the genome of Labrus mixtus chromosome 21, fLabMix1.1, whole genome shotgun sequence, one region contains:
- the LOC132955463 gene encoding D(5)-like dopamine receptor yields MPWRAVSEVAGFWLFGRFCDTWVAFDIMCSTASILNLCIISMDRYWAISSPFKYERKMTRRFAFLMIGVAWTLSILISFIPVQLNWHRAYSDNSTAENPEDCNASLNRTYAISSSLISFYIPVVIMVGTYTRIFRIAQTQIRRISSLERAAGHRAQNRHHRASTHDESSLKTSFKRETKVLKTLSIIMGVFVFCWLPFFVLNCVVPFCELDKVGEPPCVSDTTFSIFVWFGWANSSLNPVIYAFNADFRKAFSTILGCNKYCSSSAVEAVDFSNELVSYHHDTTMQKEACAVQGHAGSQRLIPPPPPPQHTGGDLEQDFDKVSIISEDSRNHSNLLLPAMLQYECEAEISLDMMPFNSSGPTDCYVIPGQIQDL; encoded by the coding sequence ATGCCCTGGAGGGCGGTGTCCGAGGTCGCAGGGTTCTGGTTGTTCGGCCGCTTTTGTGACACCTGGGTGGCCTTCGACATCATGTGCTCCACCGCCTCGATCCTGAACCTGTGCATCATCAGCATGGACCGCTACTGGGCAATCTCCAGCCCCTTCAAGTATGAGCGCAAGATGACGCGCAGGTTCGCCTTCCTCATGATCGGCGTGGCGTGGACTCTCTCCATCCTCATCTCATTCATCCCGGTGCAACTCAACTGGCACCGCGCGTACTCGGACAACTCGACCGCGGAGAACCCGGAAGACTGCAACGCGAGCCTGAACCGGACTTACGCCATCTCTTCGTCCCTCATCAGCTTCTACATCCCGGTGGTGATCATGGTGGGCACGTACACGCGCATTTTCCGCATCGCGCAAACCCAAATCAGACGCATCTCATCTTTGGAGAGGGCGGCAGGGCACCGTGCGCAAAACCGCCACCACCGCGCATCAACGCACGACGAAAGCTCCCTGAAAACGTCTTTTAAGAGAGAaactaaagttttaaaaactctgTCCATCATCATGGGGGTCTTCGTGTTCTGCTGGCTGCCTTTCTTCGTCCTGAACTGCGTCGTGCCTTTCTGTGAGCTGGACAAAGTGGGAGAGCCGCCGTGCGTCAGCGACACCACCTTCAGCATCTTCGTGTGGTTCGGCTGGGCGAACTCGTCCCTGAACCCGGTCATCTACGCCTTCAACGCGGACTTCAGGAAGGCCTTCTCCACCATCCTGGGCTGCAACAAATACTGCTCCAGCTCCGCGGTGGAGGCGGTGGACTTCAGCAACGAGCTGGTGTCTTATCACCATGACACCACCATGCAGAAGGAGGCCTGCGCCGTGCAAGGCCATGCTGGGTCACAGAGACTCATCCCCCCACCTCCTCCGCCGCAGCACACCGGAGGAGACCTGGAGCAGGACTTTGACAAAGTTTCTATCATTTCAGAAGATTCTAGAAACCACAGCAACCTCCTGCTGCCCGCCATGCTGCAGTATGAGTGCGAGGCTGAGATTTCTCTGGACATGATGCCCTTCAACTCGTCCGGACCAACAGACTGTTACGTTATCCCGGGTCAGATCCAGGACCTGTGA